The Chryseobacterium sp. 52 genome includes a region encoding these proteins:
- a CDS encoding anti-sigma factor domain-containing protein — MNTKEYISSGIIESYILGLASSEEAGILECVMKNNAEVKTAFEEAQKTLEDLATSQAVTPPADLKSKIWNKIQQEQITEEIKPAIIADIPAVRPQEETRHPGKSSWRMYAVAASVLFLVSAAGNLFWMNDQSKTKEEIAKMQTEKKAQDLAMQKMNQKMNLFSNPDMQMVMLNGVEKHTDSKAMVFWDKKTKEVYLNAESLPKAPEGMQYQLWAIADGKPVSAGMYTEEKDSKTVLANIPNAQAFAITLEKQGGSEVPTMENMYVMGKI, encoded by the coding sequence TTGAACACTAAAGAATACATATCATCCGGAATCATAGAATCTTATATTCTAGGTCTTGCTTCTTCTGAAGAGGCAGGGATTTTGGAGTGTGTGATGAAAAACAATGCTGAGGTAAAGACGGCTTTTGAAGAAGCTCAAAAAACTTTGGAAGATTTGGCGACAAGTCAAGCCGTGACACCACCAGCCGATTTAAAATCAAAAATCTGGAATAAGATCCAGCAGGAACAGATTACTGAAGAAATAAAACCTGCCATTATAGCAGATATACCTGCTGTAAGACCACAGGAAGAAACCAGGCATCCGGGGAAAAGCAGCTGGAGAATGTATGCCGTTGCTGCCTCAGTTTTATTTCTGGTCAGTGCTGCAGGAAATCTTTTCTGGATGAATGACCAGTCTAAAACGAAAGAAGAAATTGCCAAAATGCAGACTGAGAAAAAAGCTCAGGATCTGGCTATGCAAAAAATGAATCAGAAAATGAATCTGTTTTCCAATCCTGATATGCAGATGGTGATGCTGAACGGAGTAGAGAAACATACCGATTCCAAAGCAATGGTATTCTGGGATAAAAAAACGAAAGAAGTCTACCTCAACGCTGAAAGTCTGCCAAAAGCTCCGGAAGGAATGCAATATCAGCTTTGGGCTATTGCAGACGGAAAACCTGTAAGTGCAGGAATGTATACTGAAGAAAAAGACAGTAAAACAGTTCTTGCCAATATTCCAAATGCGCAGGCTTTTGCAATTACTCTGGAAAAACAGGGCGGAAGTGAAGTTCCAACCATGGAGAATATGTATGTAATGGGTAAAATCTAA
- a CDS encoding RNA polymerase sigma factor produces the protein MKTTYSEEELIVLLKEKNESGFHYLYDHYAGALYGVVFRIVQSKEYTEEIIQDVFVKIWNAIQQYDSSKGRFYTWMINIARNTAIDYLKSKGFQNELKNQSLPDFVYNSRELSTTNNSSDYIGFNNVLEGLEVDKQELINLAYYQGYTQNEISEKLKIPLGTVKTKMRNALMKLKDLLKDYQ, from the coding sequence ATTAAAACAACCTATTCGGAAGAAGAGCTTATCGTTTTACTTAAAGAAAAAAACGAATCCGGCTTTCATTATTTATATGACCATTATGCAGGTGCATTATATGGGGTGGTTTTCCGAATCGTTCAGTCAAAAGAGTATACCGAAGAAATCATTCAGGATGTTTTTGTTAAAATCTGGAATGCCATTCAACAGTATGACTCATCAAAAGGAAGATTTTATACCTGGATGATCAATATTGCAAGAAATACAGCTATTGATTATTTAAAATCAAAAGGTTTTCAAAACGAACTTAAAAACCAATCTCTTCCAGATTTCGTATATAACTCCAGAGAACTTTCAACGACTAATAATTCATCCGATTATATTGGATTTAACAATGTGCTTGAAGGTCTGGAAGTTGATAAACAAGAACTTATCAACTTAGCTTATTACCAGGGATATACCCAGAACGAAATTTCTGAAAAACTGAAGATACCCCTTGGAACGGTGAAAACCAAAATGCGGAACGCGCTGATGAAATTAAAGGATTTGCTAAAAGATTATCAATAA